A window from Malania oleifera isolate guangnan ecotype guangnan chromosome 7, ASM2987363v1, whole genome shotgun sequence encodes these proteins:
- the LOC131160571 gene encoding uncharacterized protein LOC131160571 produces the protein MSEYAGNTITQNDREMVALNMKCNSKDDEDPNLEQYVQKLTKEMDDNCEVSTVCFFYNFTGDTATFVDSKVWDIPAVAPPCRDIKDGRRLFFLHRRTLGTAVVYRGKNATEDECDWMLAWSNLQQDHKPVNKVYTEINEAHHYDDDHVWKAIARHLYESGQSSTATWNGCTSTLEIKDMGCSRTLTAFLKHTPTSPYKKINILMNNKMPIYIYIYIYIYIMVYNKMSMCVSRPPMVRG, from the exons ATGTCAGAATATGCAGGAAACACAATAACTCagaatgatagggagatggtggcTCTTAACATGAAATGCAACTCAAAAGATGACGAAGACCCAAATCTTGAGCAGTATGTGCAAAAGTTAACGAAGGAAATGGATGATAATTGCGAAGTGAGCACGGTGTGCTTCTTTTACAACTTCACGGGGGACACAGCGACCTTTGTTGATAGCAAGGTGTGGGATATCCCTGCCGTGGCTCCTCCGTGCAGAGACATTAAAGATGGGCGGAGGCTTTTTTTCTTGCACAGAAGAACCCTTGGAACTGCTGTTGTGTATCGTGGTAAGAACGCAACTGAAGATGAGTGTGATTGGATGCTTGCTTGGTCCAACCTACAACAGGATCACAAGCCTGTCAACAAG GTTTATACTGAAATTAATGAAGCTCATCACTACGACGATGATCATGTTTGGAAGGCAATTGCTCGACACTTGTACGAATCTGGGCAGAGCAGCACCGCCACGTGGAATGGATGCACGTCAACTTTAGAGATAAAAGACATGGGCTGTAGCCGTACCCTCACTGCATTTCTCAAGCACACGCCCACCTCTCCctacaagaaaataaatatactaaTGAATAATAAAatgcccatatatatatatatatatatatatatatatataatggtatatAATAAAATGTCCATGTGTGTCTCTC